One region of Dokdonia sp. 4H-3-7-5 genomic DNA includes:
- a CDS encoding flavin reductase family protein yields MKKILHFDDDAISAMDKRYRANFINSVTGYKSANLIGTISKDDHENLAVFSSVTHIGSSPAMLSFIMRPTTVPRHTYKNIKETGVFTVNHINTEIISQSHQTAAAYEENVSEFNATGLQTEYLNNSKAPFVKQAHIKIACEYVNEYKIEENGTILMIGAIKEIFIPDNCLDEDGWIDLEASMGVTINGLDAYASPKLIDRFSYAKPDKQTTSIKK; encoded by the coding sequence ATGAAAAAGATACTACATTTTGACGACGACGCAATTAGCGCAATGGATAAGCGTTACCGTGCGAACTTTATTAATAGTGTTACGGGATATAAAAGCGCCAACCTGATAGGTACTATATCTAAGGATGACCATGAAAATCTAGCTGTTTTTAGTTCTGTCACACACATAGGAAGTAGCCCTGCTATGTTAAGCTTTATCATGAGACCTACTACGGTCCCTAGACATACATATAAAAACATTAAAGAGACGGGAGTTTTTACAGTGAACCACATTAATACTGAAATCATCTCACAATCACACCAAACAGCTGCAGCTTACGAGGAAAACGTTTCAGAGTTTAACGCTACCGGATTACAAACTGAATATTTAAATAACTCGAAAGCACCATTTGTAAAACAAGCACATATTAAAATTGCCTGCGAATACGTAAATGAATACAAAATTGAGGAAAATGGGACTATTTTAATGATAGGAGCTATTAAGGAAATCTTTATACCAGATAACTGCCTAGATGAAGATGGATGGATTGATCTAGAAGCATCTATGGGAGTAACCATAAACGGACTTGACGCTTATGCTTCTCCAAAACTTATAGACAGATTTTCTTATGCAAAACCTGATAAGCAAACCACTTCTATCAAGAAGTAA